The sequence AGGTCTGTTGTCGTAGGCTGAGGGAAGTCTGAAACCGTGCTCTATTAGGTTAAACTTCCTTGCCCTGTCTCCTCTCCACATTGCCTTTATCTGTGGAACAGTTACGTGGGATTCGTCAATTATCACTAAGAAGTCTTCCGGAAAGTAGTCAAGGAGGGTAAATGGAGGCTCTCCGGGCTTCCTTCCGTCCAAGTGTCTTGAGTAGTTCTCAATTCCCTTGCAGTGGCCTATTTCTAAAAGGAGCTCCATGTCGTACCTTGTTCTCTGTTCAATTCTCCTTGCCTCAAGCTCCTTTCCCTGACTCAGGAAATAGTTAACTCTTTCCTCAAGCTCTTTCTCTATAGACCTAACTGCTTCAAGAATTCTTGAGTAGGGAGTTGCATAGTGGGAAGCCGGATAGACGGTGTACGAGTTAAACTCTCTCAAGACTTTCTGGTTGAAGTAGTCCAACATAACGATTGAATCAACTTCATCTCCAAAGAGCTCTATCCTTATAAAGTGGTCCTCCTGGTCTGCAGGGTATATATCTATAACGTCTCCCCTGACCTTAAAAATTCCCGGTCTTACGTCGTACTCACTCCTTTCGTAGCCGAGTGTAACCAACTTCCTTATGACTTCGTCCCTCTCTATCTCCTCGCCTCTTTCAAACCTTAATGAGAGATTTCTGTAGTGTTCTGGAGAACCTAAACCGTATATACACGAAACAGAGGAAACAACAATTGTATCGGGACGGGTAAGGAGAGAAACCGTTGCAGAGTGTCGCATCCTGTCAATTACAGGGTTTATCGAGCAGTCCTTCTCAATGTATACGTCCCTACTTGGAATGTAGGCTTCAGGCTGGTAGTAGTCGTAGTAGCTTATGAAGTATTCAATAGCATTGTTTGGAAAGAAGTTCTTCAGTTCGTGGTAGAGCTGTGCAGCAAGGACTTTGTTGTGGGAAATAACCAGTGTAGGCTTTTGAACTCTCTCAATAACCTTTGCTATTGTGAATGTTTTACCGCTTCCAGTTATTCCTAAAAGGGTCTGAAATCTGAGTCCCTTCTCTATACCCTCTGAGAGTTCTCTAATTGCCTTAGGCTGGTCACCTTTAGGCTCAAAAGGGGAGACTACTTTAAACCTTCTCAAGCTTCCTATCCTATAATTAGGTTTTCCGATTAATTTAGACCCTGTTTGGAGATTTGGAATGTTGAGGAGAGCTCTCCTGATTGCCACTTTAACCCTTTCAACAGCCCTTGCTTCAGACCTTAATCTTGGAGTGAAGCTCTACAGTGATGGAATGTACTCATTGGCTGCAAAAACCTTTAGCGAGAACTTAGATTCCCTGAACGATAAAAATTTCAAAAAGTACTACAGATACATTTACCTATCATTTTTAAAATCACAGGATTACAAGGACTTAAAAAGGTTTCTTTCATTCTGGGAAAGGAACTTTCCGGAGTTTTCAAAGGGAGAGCTCCTTGCTCTCAAGTTTATCCTTTCACTAAAAAAGGGAGTTCCTGTTGAGAAAGCATTTCCAGAGAAGGATTTACTATCAATGTCCATAGATAATAAGGTTTCATTCTTTAAAGTCCTCTCTAAATCAGACCTACCCTCTAACGCTATCTATTTCATCTTGTTAAGGTCTGGAAGGAACCTTGAACTGAAGGGAGCCCTCAGGGACAGCGGATTTTTGGAGAGAGCTCTGAAAAGAGCAAGTAAGGAAAACGACTACAAGCTCATAGATTTGATATTTGACACCTACGGGAGATGGTTTAAGGGTAAGGAAGAGGGAGTTCAGTACGTCAGGTACCTTGAGAGAAAGAGGAGGTTTTCGGAGGCCTTAGTTGAAGCTCAAAAACTCTACAAGAAGTACCCCGGCGATAGAACAAGGTTGGAGCTTGCCAGAGCTTACTACCTCAACAAAAAGTACAGTGAGGCAGCTAAACTATTAAAGAATCCCAAAAGTACAGAGGAAAAGTACCTCCTTGCCTGGACCCTTTACAGGTTAGGAAAAGTAGGTGAGATTCCAAAGGTAATAGGACTGAACATTTCCAAACCTAAAGTCCCTGAGAAATTAAAAGCTCTCTTAGACTTCTACTCGGCAGAGTTCGACCTTGATACTTTGAAGAAGTTCTATCCGGAGCTCTACACAAAAGCTCTCATTTTTTCCTTTTCCGATGAAATTCCTGAAGTCGGCTCAAGTGATGACTTAGGATACATCTACTACGAAAGGGGACTCTACAAAAGCTCAGAGGAAGAGTTAAAGAGGGCAGTTCAGAGTCCATCAAATGACCTTTCAACTGCAAGAACCTTGTACCTACTGGGAAAAATAGGAACGATAAACAGTGATGTAGGAAGTGTTGTCTATAGCCAACTGATGGGAAGTTTCCAGAATACTCCCTACTACAGGGCTTCCCTCTTAGATGCGGCTAAGGTTTACCTCATTTCTGGAAGCCCAAACGTCTCAATTAAGCTCCTCGAGTATGCCTACAAGGAGGAGGGAATTAGAACTCCAGAACTCCTCAAACTCTTAGGAATCTCGTACTTTAACGTTGGAAACTATAAAAGGGCAAAGGAGTTTCTAAAAAGGGTTCCTGACGGTGATACTCTAACGCTTTTAGCTATCTGCCAGTACAAGTTGGGAAGTAAAAAGGAAGCCTACAGAACACTAAAGAAGGAAATTAAGAAGTACTCCATTTTTCCCGAGGTAAACGGTGGAAGATTAATTTACCTATCCAAAGTATTAGGAAAGGAGAGAGAACTTACAAAGCTTCCACTTATTTCCCCACTGACAAAAACTATGGCTGCATTTGTATCTAAGAACATAAACTATGCTGAAAAGATATTTAACACCCTTCCCCACAGGGAAAAAACAGCACTTGCTCTCTATCTAACAGAAAGTTACGAGAAGAAAAAACCCCAAAAGAGCATCTTTTATTTAACCTACCTGTTCAATACAGCTTCAAATGAGGAGTTAGAGAGGTTTTCAAAACAGTACATGAACTATCTTTCGTACAGGAGTAAAAACTTTGAGGCGCTAATTTTCAACGACCCCTACTTTATAGCTTACAACCCGGAAAACGTTGGAGCCGATGCTCTGACTCTCATATCTAAGGCGAGGGATTACGAAAGCAACGGAGAATATGGAAAGGCCTACGGTATCTTAAAGCTAACTTTAGAAAAGGTAAATTCCCCTAAGCTAAAAGAACAGATAGCCGAAAGGTTGGTTGAAATAGACCTTAAGCAGAAAAACTACAGGAGAGCTCTGAAGGACATTTCTCTCATTCAGGACTCTGATGTAAAAAACTACCTGCTGTTCAGGACCTACCTCTCCCAAGGGAAACTAATAGATGCATACACCGCAGCCCAGAGCGTAAAGGATATAACAAAAATTCCCGAAAAAGAGAGGGGATACTTCTTAGGAAAGCTTGCTCACTACTACAAGTTGACCGGAAACAAGAATAGAGCTTTAGAAATTTCAAGGGAACTCACCAAATACTTAAGCAGCGTTAACTACGATGATTTAGTTAGCTTGGGGATACTGGCACAGGAAAGTGGAGACCTTGAACTTGCCGAAAAGCTAATAGGAGAAGCTGTTAAAAGAGCAAAGAAGAGGGAGGAAAGAGCAGAATCTCTCTTCTGGAGGGCATCAATTGAAGCTCAAAGGGGGAACGTTGACGGAGCTCTCATAGACTACATGAAGATAGCTTACGAGATAAAGGCTGAACCTTGGAGTTCAACTGCTCTCTACAGGGCTGCTCAACTTTTAGAGAAAAAGGGAGATTACAGACAGGCAGCAAGACTCTACAAGAGGGTCTCTGAGATGAAGAAGGGAACAAAGGAGGGAAAAGAGGCAGAGGAAAGGTTAAAATCTCTCCTGAAAAGATTGAAGAAGGAGGAGTAATGGCTAAAAAGCACAGGTTCTTAAAGATTCTGGCAGACAGAATTGCAGATAATCTCCTTAGGGATGAAATCGTTATAGCTGATAATCCTGAGGAATTTAGGGAGAAAATCTACCAGATTCTCTACGATGACTATAGAACTGAGAAGGAGCTTGAGGAGGAAGCTGAAAAAATTATTCAGGAAAACAGCGATGAGGTTTTCTACAGGGGCGTTTCACTCCACAAGGCAAGAAAACTTATAAAGGAGAAGTTGGCAAAGGAGAGGGGAATACCTGTTGTAGGGAGTCCTCTTTCAAGGGACAAAGCAAACTATTTGGCGGGAAAAATCCTAAAGTTAATTCTCACTGATGATACGCTGGACTACACAGAGGAGAGAGGAGTTATAAGAGGGATTATTGTTAAATCCTTTGAGGAAGTTTCTAAATTGAGGAAAGAGATTGACCAGAGGGTTAGGGA is a genomic window of Balnearium lithotrophicum containing:
- a CDS encoding tetratricopeptide repeat protein — its product is MLRRALLIATLTLSTALASDLNLGVKLYSDGMYSLAAKTFSENLDSLNDKNFKKYYRYIYLSFLKSQDYKDLKRFLSFWERNFPEFSKGELLALKFILSLKKGVPVEKAFPEKDLLSMSIDNKVSFFKVLSKSDLPSNAIYFILLRSGRNLELKGALRDSGFLERALKRASKENDYKLIDLIFDTYGRWFKGKEEGVQYVRYLERKRRFSEALVEAQKLYKKYPGDRTRLELARAYYLNKKYSEAAKLLKNPKSTEEKYLLAWTLYRLGKVGEIPKVIGLNISKPKVPEKLKALLDFYSAEFDLDTLKKFYPELYTKALIFSFSDEIPEVGSSDDLGYIYYERGLYKSSEEELKRAVQSPSNDLSTARTLYLLGKIGTINSDVGSVVYSQLMGSFQNTPYYRASLLDAAKVYLISGSPNVSIKLLEYAYKEEGIRTPELLKLLGISYFNVGNYKRAKEFLKRVPDGDTLTLLAICQYKLGSKKEAYRTLKKEIKKYSIFPEVNGGRLIYLSKVLGKERELTKLPLISPLTKTMAAFVSKNINYAEKIFNTLPHREKTALALYLTESYEKKKPQKSIFYLTYLFNTASNEELERFSKQYMNYLSYRSKNFEALIFNDPYFIAYNPENVGADALTLISKARDYESNGEYGKAYGILKLTLEKVNSPKLKEQIAERLVEIDLKQKNYRRALKDISLIQDSDVKNYLLFRTYLSQGKLIDAYTAAQSVKDITKIPEKERGYFLGKLAHYYKLTGNKNRALEISRELTKYLSSVNYDDLVSLGILAQESGDLELAEKLIGEAVKRAKKREERAESLFWRASIEAQRGNVDGALIDYMKIAYEIKAEPWSSTALYRAAQLLEKKGDYRQAARLYKRVSEMKKGTKEGKEAEERLKSLLKRLKKEE
- a CDS encoding DUF507 family protein, producing the protein MAKKHRFLKILADRIADNLLRDEIVIADNPEEFREKIYQILYDDYRTEKELEEEAEKIIQENSDEVFYRGVSLHKARKLIKEKLAKERGIPVVGSPLSRDKANYLAGKILKLILTDDTLDYTEERGVIRGIIVKSFEEVSKLRKEIDQRVREKIASHSRPIYEGTPEWYALYNRYYNEELIERGLLEPEEEM
- the uvrB gene encoding excinuclease ABC subunit UvrB yields the protein MRRFKVVSPFEPKGDQPKAIRELSEGIEKGLRFQTLLGITGSGKTFTIAKVIERVQKPTLVISHNKVLAAQLYHELKNFFPNNAIEYFISYYDYYQPEAYIPSRDVYIEKDCSINPVIDRMRHSATVSLLTRPDTIVVSSVSCIYGLGSPEHYRNLSLRFERGEEIERDEVIRKLVTLGYERSEYDVRPGIFKVRGDVIDIYPADQEDHFIRIELFGDEVDSIVMLDYFNQKVLREFNSYTVYPASHYATPYSRILEAVRSIEKELEERVNYFLSQGKELEARRIEQRTRYDMELLLEIGHCKGIENYSRHLDGRKPGEPPFTLLDYFPEDFLVIIDESHVTVPQIKAMWRGDRARKFNLIEHGFRLPSAYDNRPLNFEEFLERVPQAIFVSATPGEFELSVSDRVVEQIIRPTGLLDPEVEVKPTEGQIDYLISEIRERIKRDERVLVTTLTKRSAEELTNYLIEKGIRAKYLHSEIDSVERVEIIRELRTGEFDVLVGVNLLREGLDLPEVSLVAVLDGDKEGFLRSTTSLIQTMGRAARNVNGKVILFADRITPSMRRAIEETERRRRIQEEFNRKHGIVPKSAERKIDSSILEDAGVTVFQKLRKKGVERVPRNESELLEEIARLEREMKEAAKNWEFERAAEIRDRIKELRKLLLPA